A genomic window from Glycine max cultivar Williams 82 chromosome 17, Glycine_max_v4.0, whole genome shotgun sequence includes:
- the LOC100797908 gene encoding PHD finger protein ALFIN-LIKE 4 isoform X2, producing MSERCKLFHHATILPNPIADYEKENLCLYGFPSEHWEVNLPAEEVPPELPEPALGINFARDGMQEKDWLSLVAVHSDAWLLAVAFYFGARFGFDKADRKRLFNMINDLPTIFEVVTGMAKKQGKEKSSVSNHSSTKSKSNSKRGSESKYTKAMQSKDEDDEGVGVEEEDEDEHGETLCGACGESYAADEFWICCDICEKWFHGKCVKITPARAEHIKQYKCPSCSNKRARP from the exons ATGAGTGAGCGATGTAAGCTGTTTCACCATGCTACCATATTGCCTAATCCAATTGCTGATTATG AGAAGGAAAATCTTTGCCTTTATGGATTTCCAAGTGAGCATTGGGAAGTCAATCTGCCAGCTGAGGAGGTGCCCCCTGAGCTTCCAGAGCCAGCATTGGGCATTAACTTTGCCAGAGATGGGATGCAAGAAAAGGACTGGCTGTCTTTGGTTGCTGTGCACAGTGATGCTTGGTTGCTTGCTGTGGCTTTTTATTTTGGTGCTAGGTTTGGATTTGACAAGGCTGACAG GAAGCGActatttaatatgataaatgatctTCCGACAATATTTGAGGTTGTTACAGGGATGGCCAAGAAACAAGGAAAGGAAAAGTCATCAGTTTCGAATCATAGCAGTACCAAGTCGAAGTCAAACTCTAAG CGCGGTTCTGAATCAAAGTACACAAAAGCAATGCAATCCAAGGACGAGGACGATGAAGGTGTGGGTGTGGAAGAGGAAGACGAAGATGAACATGGAGAGACTTTGTGTGGGGCATGTGGAGAGAGTTATGCTGCCGACGAATTCTGGATTTGCTGTGACATCTGTGAGAAATGGTTCCATGGAAAGTGCGTGAAGATTACCCCTGCAAGGGCCGAGCATATCAAGCAGTACAAATGTCCATCTTGCAGCAACAAGAGAGCTCGACCTTGA
- the LOC100797908 gene encoding PHD finger protein ALFIN-LIKE 4 isoform X1: protein MDAGYNPRTVEEVFRDFKGRRAALIKALTTDVEEFYQQCDPEKENLCLYGFPSEHWEVNLPAEEVPPELPEPALGINFARDGMQEKDWLSLVAVHSDAWLLAVAFYFGARFGFDKADRKRLFNMINDLPTIFEVVTGMAKKQGKEKSSVSNHSSTKSKSNSKRGSESKYTKAMQSKDEDDEGVGVEEEDEDEHGETLCGACGESYAADEFWICCDICEKWFHGKCVKITPARAEHIKQYKCPSCSNKRARP, encoded by the exons ATGGACGCAGGTTACAATCCTCGTACCGTCGAAGAGGTCTTTAGGGATTTCAAGGGTCGCAGAGCTGCTTTGATTAAAGCCCTCACCACTG ATGTTGAAGAGTTCTACCAGCAGTGCGATCCCG AGAAGGAAAATCTTTGCCTTTATGGATTTCCAAGTGAGCATTGGGAAGTCAATCTGCCAGCTGAGGAGGTGCCCCCTGAGCTTCCAGAGCCAGCATTGGGCATTAACTTTGCCAGAGATGGGATGCAAGAAAAGGACTGGCTGTCTTTGGTTGCTGTGCACAGTGATGCTTGGTTGCTTGCTGTGGCTTTTTATTTTGGTGCTAGGTTTGGATTTGACAAGGCTGACAG GAAGCGActatttaatatgataaatgatctTCCGACAATATTTGAGGTTGTTACAGGGATGGCCAAGAAACAAGGAAAGGAAAAGTCATCAGTTTCGAATCATAGCAGTACCAAGTCGAAGTCAAACTCTAAG CGCGGTTCTGAATCAAAGTACACAAAAGCAATGCAATCCAAGGACGAGGACGATGAAGGTGTGGGTGTGGAAGAGGAAGACGAAGATGAACATGGAGAGACTTTGTGTGGGGCATGTGGAGAGAGTTATGCTGCCGACGAATTCTGGATTTGCTGTGACATCTGTGAGAAATGGTTCCATGGAAAGTGCGTGAAGATTACCCCTGCAAGGGCCGAGCATATCAAGCAGTACAAATGTCCATCTTGCAGCAACAAGAGAGCTCGACCTTGA